In Acetonema longum DSM 6540, the genomic stretch TCTTTTCTCGTTTCGGCTTCCTTAACTTAATGACATTGCCCCGCAAACACTCTTTTTTTATAGGGAACAATGAATTTCAACAGCTTTAGCAAGGTTAAATCCTCCTGGAACCCAAAATTGCAGCATAAATTCTCTCTTTACTAAATAACGTTGATTTGGCTGATATGGATCAGTATGATAAACTGTACACACGCTATACGGTCAACTCTTAAAAACAATAAAAGGGGAAGTTATGAGAAGTAATCATATGAAAATCAGCGAGTTTGCACAGGTAACCGGAATTACACGCAAGAATCTCATATTCTATGACAAGATAGGACTTCTATCGCCCACAAGGGTAGATGGGCAGAACAATTACCGTTATTACACTTATCAGCAGATTGACACCGCAAATGTTATTACCGTATTACGGGAGATTGATATGCCGCTGAAAGAAATTAAAGCGTATTTGTGCGGACGCTCCCCGGAAAAAATGATTTGTATGCTGAACAGGCAAAAGGAGATTGTGCAGGAAAAGATTAAGATGCTTGTACAAATCAGCGATATGCTGGACACTCGAATTGATTTGACTCAGCAGGGGATTGATGCGGAGCGGAATATAGATTCCATTGCTCTAAAGGAGTGTGAAGCAACCCCGATTTTGTTGGGGCCGGAGCTTCCTGCGGATGCGAATAACCATTTGCTGAAGGGCTGGTACTATCTCTTGGATTTTTATGAGTTTTGCAGGAAAAACAAGGTGATTCGCGGTTTGCCGACCGGGATCATCATTTCCCATGCAGATCTGATGAAGGGAATTTATCTGCACCCGTCCTACTACTACTACCGCCCTGTATCCGGAAGCAGCTATCCCAACAATGCACAAAAACCCAGAGGCTTATATGTCATCGGGCAGGAACAGGCGGAGTACGGCAGGGGCAGCAATCTATACAATCGTCTTTTGGCCTATATTAAAGAAGCCGGTCTTACGATCTGCGGCAATGCCTATGAAGAGTATTTGTTTGATGAAATATCTACGATGGACTCCGGGCAATATCTTTTGCAAATAGCAATACATGTCCAAAAATAAAACCAGCTTAGCTGTTGTCAGACTCCGTAGGCGATTTCTGTTTTTGATATTTCTTTATATAAATACTCAAAACCATGTAAGCTACAATAAACAATATCAACAAAAGATACATTGTTTTATAAGAAGTCGCTTCGATAACCAATCCCAAGAGCAGCGAACCGCCTCCAATCCCCAGGTCAAAAAAGTTAAGAAATGAGCCTACTGCGGCTTCCCTATCCTCTGCCTCAACATCACTGATGATCCAAGCCTGTACTGCAGGGAAAATTGCACCGAATGCAACTCCGTAAAATAGAGCAGAGATATTAAGAAGCAGCTCGGAATTGCTGTGAGCAATGAGAATCATAGCAATAATCAAGCTGAAACCGCAGGGAATAAGCACATATACGGGGCCCTTCGCGTCAAATATCTTTCCTGATATCACTCTGATAAAGATGCCGGTAATTGTTTCTCCCACTCCGAAGTAGCCCATTCCTTCTCCTAATCGGCTGGAAGGCAATTCTTCCGATGCCAATGTAGCAAAGTAGGTGCTGGCAACACCAAAGCCAATTCCATGGATGAGCCGGAAGCTAAGCAACGCAGCCAGGTTTCCGGAAAACAGATAACTTCCCGTAGCTACTGCACAGATTAAAACGCCCGTCAATAAGATGAATTTTTTCTTCATAATATATACTAAACTGCTGGCAAACATTCAAATCAGCAGCGCGGAAATGGTAAACGAACCCACTATCATCCTCCAGCAATAATAGTTTTGATCTAACAAATTTATTTTCTCCTCAACGCATTATAAACTGTATACATTCTGTACAGTCAAATCTTAAAAGCAATAATAAAGAGGTAATCCTGGGATTATTTAAGGCTTTGCGAAATTTTTTCAAAGCCTTTTTGCCGTTCGGCAAATTAGCCCGGGTATTAATGCTCACACTGTTAAAGCATATAGTTTGGCAATTATCTCATACTAAATTCTGATAACATGCAAAGCAAATAAGAATATCGAAGGAGAAACGAACATGAAATTTTCTGTTATCGGATGCGGCAAAGTTGGCGCCACTATAGCGTTTACCGCCATGCTGAAAAATTTCGCCCACGAAATTGTCCTGGTTGACGTAAACAGCGATAAAGCTCGCGGCGAGATGTTCGATATCATGCAGTGCGAAGCCTATGAACCTCAAACCCTATTTCATGCCGGCAGCTATGAAGACACCGCAGGCTCAGATGTTGTTATTATCACTGCCGGCATTCCCCGCAGGCACGATGAGCCCAGAGTCCTGCTGCTGGAGAGAAACGCCCGGCTGATAGCGGATATTGTTCGCCAAGTCGTGAACTACAGTCCGGAGTGCATCCTTTTCATGGTTACCAATCCTCTGGATGTAATGGTCCAACTGGCTTATGAAGTTTCCGGTTTTCCTGCGTCCAGGGTTATTGGAATGGGTACGGTTCTTGATACTGCCCGGTATCGTGCCTTCCTGAGCCGGGAGTTTACAGTGAATGCGCGTGATATTGATGCATATGTGATTGGCGAGCATGGTGAAACAATGGTCCCTGTAGCTTCCAATATAAAAATTAAGGGTATTTCCCTGGAACAATTCCCGGCCTATTCCGATAAGATACTGACCGATATCATTGATCACGTGATTGCTACTTCCGGTGAAGTGATTGCCCTGAAAGGCGGTACGGTATTTGCCCCTGCGGTTTCAGCCTGTATCGTTCTGGAGGCAATCGTTCATAACGCTTCTGCCATACTCCCGGTTTGTACGGTGAACGAAAGATATGGAGCGCCTTTAAGTCTTCCTACGGTTATCGGTAAAAATGGAGCCGGGACAGTATTTGATCTGGCTCTTACCAAAGCCGAAA encodes the following:
- a CDS encoding MerR family transcriptional regulator, which codes for MRSNHMKISEFAQVTGITRKNLIFYDKIGLLSPTRVDGQNNYRYYTYQQIDTANVITVLREIDMPLKEIKAYLCGRSPEKMICMLNRQKEIVQEKIKMLVQISDMLDTRIDLTQQGIDAERNIDSIALKECEATPILLGPELPADANNHLLKGWYYLLDFYEFCRKNKVIRGLPTGIIISHADLMKGIYLHPSYYYYRPVSGSSYPNNAQKPRGLYVIGQEQAEYGRGSNLYNRLLAYIKEAGLTICGNAYEEYLFDEISTMDSGQYLLQIAIHVQK
- a CDS encoding MFS transporter; the protein is MFASSLVYIMKKKFILLTGVLICAVATGSYLFSGNLAALLSFRLIHGIGFGVASTYFATLASEELPSSRLGEGMGYFGVGETITGIFIRVISGKIFDAKGPVYVLIPCGFSLIIAMILIAHSNSELLLNISALFYGVAFGAIFPAVQAWIISDVEAEDREAAVGSFLNFFDLGIGGGSLLLGLVIEATSYKTMYLLLILFIVAYMVLSIYIKKYQKQKSPTESDNS
- a CDS encoding malate dehydrogenase, coding for MKFSVIGCGKVGATIAFTAMLKNFAHEIVLVDVNSDKARGEMFDIMQCEAYEPQTLFHAGSYEDTAGSDVVIITAGIPRRHDEPRVLLLERNARLIADIVRQVVNYSPECILFMVTNPLDVMVQLAYEVSGFPASRVIGMGTVLDTARYRAFLSREFTVNARDIDAYVIGEHGETMVPVASNIKIKGISLEQFPAYSDKILTDIIDHVIATSGEVIALKGGTVFAPAVSACIVLEAIVHNASAILPVCTVNERYGAPLSLPTVIGKNGAGTVFDLALTKAEKERLDASVANIKTYVDELHSAIK